From one bacterium genomic stretch:
- a CDS encoding (Fe-S)-binding protein has protein sequence MKEHEQATALCSFCPKLCRYSCPVADADRNEAVTPWGKMTAMKRVEDKELPMTPETMGLAYKCLNCRASEFACEHANPVSPALDAYRVRAFKADMAPAAVAPFCEKFRRHNNPYGRDLLPVLQRRFPPAQFAGADAHTVYFPGCVEIATDIATTEKTLRLLDLPLYPEPIQCCGYPLFAAGDWQDFSELAEVNRHALNRYDRIVTGAPQCLYTMETLYRSAGHRVRARFQHVSEYLTSPGAPSLTRRGLGEVAYHDPCYLGRYRKTYEEPRRLIERVSGKPPIEFLLNREEGYCCGGGGLLPVSYPETADAITKTRVAQFRETGAELLVTSCPTCVERFRKFGVEAKSLVDYLVDADETKRKSLRRR, from the coding sequence GTGAAAGAACACGAACAGGCGACCGCCCTGTGCAGCTTCTGCCCCAAGCTCTGCCGCTATTCTTGCCCCGTGGCCGACGCGGACAGGAACGAGGCGGTGACGCCGTGGGGCAAGATGACGGCGATGAAGCGCGTGGAGGACAAGGAACTTCCGATGACGCCGGAGACGATGGGGCTCGCCTACAAGTGCCTCAACTGCCGGGCCTCGGAGTTCGCGTGCGAGCACGCCAACCCCGTGTCCCCCGCGCTCGACGCCTACCGCGTCCGCGCCTTCAAGGCGGACATGGCCCCCGCCGCCGTCGCCCCCTTCTGCGAAAAATTCCGGCGGCACAACAACCCCTACGGCCGCGACCTCCTGCCCGTCCTCCAGCGAAGATTTCCGCCGGCTCAATTCGCGGGCGCGGACGCGCACACGGTCTATTTTCCAGGTTGCGTCGAAATCGCCACGGACATCGCCACGACGGAAAAGACCCTTCGTCTCCTCGATCTGCCCCTCTACCCCGAACCCATCCAGTGCTGCGGCTACCCCCTCTTCGCCGCCGGCGACTGGCAGGATTTTTCGGAACTCGCGGAGGTCAACCGCCACGCCCTCAACCGCTACGATCGCATCGTCACGGGGGCGCCGCAGTGCCTGTACACGATGGAGACCTTGTACCGGTCGGCGGGGCACCGGGTCCGAGCGAGGTTTCAGCACGTGAGCGAGTATCTCACCTCCCCCGGAGCCCCCTCCTTAACAAGGAGGGGGTTGGGGGAGGTGGCCTACCACGATCCCTGTTACCTCGGCCGCTACCGAAAGACCTACGAAGAACCACGCCGGCTCATCGAACGCGTTTCGGGAAAACCTCCCATCGAATTCCTCCTCAACCGCGAGGAGGGTTACTGCTGCGGCGGCGGCGGCCTCCTGCCCGTTTCGTATCCGGAGACGGCGGACGCGATCACGAAGACCCGGGTCGCTCAGTTTAGGGAGACGGGCGCCGAACTCCTCGTGACAAGCTGCCCCACCTGTGTTGAAAGATTCCGCAAGTTCGGCGTGGAGGCGAAGAGTCTCGTCGATTACCTCGTGGACGCAGATGAAACAAAAAGAAAAAGTCTTCGTCGTCGTTAA
- a CDS encoding diacylglycerol kinase family protein has protein sequence MKQKEKVFVVVNPQAGGGRSRILWPRAAQELKKKLGAFDFEESTAIGHAQCLAADAAKAGYSLVIAYGGDGTVHEAANGLMEADADSRPALGIVCVGTGADFVRTLNIPSGLSEQVRIAAGTKSRRIDLGRARYTGLSGGVESRYFINIASAGLGAEVVRRTPRFRSFLGRKPAYLAATLDAYLHWKPQRVTIATEHGTSSAVAWPDKPLIVAVANGRFFGGGMPIAPGADPSDGYFDLVAIGPFPAYQVPLALTLLYSKQIHRLKQVRHDRVRRVELASEGRVDLDIDGEPIGSLPAVFEILPSALEVKAPA, from the coding sequence ATGAAACAAAAAGAAAAAGTCTTCGTCGTCGTTAATCCCCAGGCCGGGGGAGGACGCAGCCGGATCCTGTGGCCCCGGGCCGCCCAGGAATTGAAGAAAAAGCTCGGCGCCTTCGACTTCGAGGAGTCCACCGCCATCGGGCACGCGCAGTGCCTGGCCGCGGACGCGGCGAAGGCGGGGTACTCGCTCGTCATCGCCTACGGAGGAGACGGCACCGTCCACGAGGCCGCGAACGGTTTGATGGAGGCGGATGCGGATTCCCGGCCCGCCTTGGGGATCGTCTGCGTCGGGACGGGGGCCGACTTCGTCCGGACGTTGAACATCCCGTCCGGGCTTTCCGAGCAGGTCCGCATCGCGGCCGGCACGAAGTCCCGGCGCATCGACCTGGGCCGGGCCCGCTACACCGGGCTCTCGGGCGGCGTCGAGAGCCGCTACTTCATCAACATCGCGAGCGCCGGCCTCGGCGCGGAGGTCGTCCGCCGGACGCCGCGCTTCCGGTCGTTCCTGGGACGAAAACCGGCCTACCTCGCGGCGACGTTGGACGCCTACCTCCATTGGAAGCCTCAAAGGGTGACGATCGCGACGGAGCACGGAACGTCGTCGGCCGTCGCGTGGCCCGACAAGCCCCTGATCGTCGCCGTCGCCAACGGGCGGTTCTTCGGCGGCGGGATGCCGATCGCCCCCGGGGCGGACCCCTCCGACGGCTATTTCGACCTGGTCGCGATCGGTCCGTTCCCCGCCTATCAGGTGCCGCTCGCGCTCACGCTCCTGTACTCCAAGCAGATCCACCGCCTAAAACAGGTGCGCCACGACCGCGTCCGTCGCGTCGAGCTCGCCTCCGAGGGGCGCGTGGACCTGGACATCGACGGCGAGCCGATCGGGTCGCTGCCCGCCGTCTTCGAGATCCTCCCCTCCGCGCTGGAGGTGAAGGCCCCCGCATGA